The following are from one region of the Dreissena polymorpha isolate Duluth1 chromosome 2, UMN_Dpol_1.0, whole genome shotgun sequence genome:
- the LOC127869113 gene encoding uncharacterized protein LOC127869113, whose amino-acid sequence MNTLFLAGLIFAFIALCNKTTTTVAQQVETTTAATTSGENACFGEDIKIFYKCLPTYAAFCNTTTTTVAQQVETTTAATTSGGNICFGEDIKIFFKCLPSYIASICNETTTTVAQQVETTTAATTSGGNAATTTGGNAATITAGSSTTPNTSSMTLAFLFTVSISLLIVRMF is encoded by the exons ATGAACACGTTATTTCTAGCGGGACTTATATTCGCATTTATTG CGTTATGTAACAAGACTACTACCACCGTGGCTCAGCAGGTCGAAACTACCACCGCAGCGACGACTTCCGGCGAAAATGCCTGTTTTGGAGaggatataaaaatattttataaatgccTGCCAACGTATGCAG CGTTTTGTAACACGACTACTACCACCGTGGCTCAGCAGGTCGAAACTACCACCGCAGCGACGACTTCCGGCGGAAATATCTGTTTTGGAGaggatataaaaatattttttaaatgcctgCCAAGTTATATAG CGTCTATATGTAACGAGACTACTACCACAGTGGCTCAGCAGGTCGAAACTACCACCGCAGCGACGACTTCCGGCGGAAATGCCGCCACGACTACCGGTGGAAATGCCGCCACGATTACCGCTGGCAGTAGCACG ACCCCTAATACTTCATCGATGACTCTTGCATTCCTGTTCACTGTGTCAATTTCCCTGCTGATTGTCCGGATGTTTTAG